The Gigantopelta aegis isolate Gae_Host chromosome 3, Gae_host_genome, whole genome shotgun sequence genome segment TGGCGACTGACTCCAAAAACGtgtaagtattaaattatttgccatgtgcgtTCAGAGTCCTAGCAGCGAAAActaatgaaatttgttgacatcattgtgcagtcggaacatttcactatttacgaagttgtccgattaatcactgtgaatTCCGTATTACTTGTCGGTACAATTCGGAACTCATCGTTGATTTTAGTAAGTTggcgaaaacaatccagatacttacaacacattcataaatgatacaaaatgagtAGTGTCGCACTGTGGCGAGTAAcattttaacctttagactactggattaatttttaacaaaaaccacgttgagtgggtacaagtttataatttttactcacatatattcacttaaatgttttataaatacatgaaataaagttcatatatgaatcagtaagtattattttcgtgtctttttttttgtaatttttattattttagatcggctaatgatgattaaaaataggcaaaaaatcgaaaaagttgcgtttacttacgggcatttgtggccagctaccagcctcggtggcgtcgtggcaggccatcggtctacaggctggtaggtactgggttcggatcccagtcgaggcatgggatttttaatcgagataccgactccaaaccctgagtgagtgctccgcaaggctcaatgggtaggtgtaaaccacttgcaccgaccagtgatccataactggtacaacaaaggccatggtttgtgctatcctgcctgtgggaagcgcaaataaaagatcccttgctgcctgtcgtaaaaagagtagcctatgtggcgacagcgggtttcctctaaaaacaaacagtgtcagaatgaccatatgtttgacgtccaatagccaatgataagataaaaaatcaatgtgctctagcggcgtcgttaaataaaacaaactttactctctttttttgtggCCAGCtatccagtatttatgtccattattcccgataacggTGGTTTTCTAACCagaattctttttttaaacccgaactacgattcatattgcaatatttggtcattttcgttgttggtaaaacgatcaaatttattatcaaattagctgttacaatcagctatcgatccctgaaaattaccgcgacgtgccgccattgttgtcaagcgaaaatacttgccgaaaaccactttttgaactcaaaatttcaaggtatttttaattgaaaaaatcaaaacaaaaccaccattttgaaaaaatatattttttctttaattatgtttccggtgagtgtcatgtgcaaaacggcgggaaatatgaattggggaatgcactgtatacagtgtacagtatatcgactgacatgacgtcgggcgagatatctcgcctgcagtagtcagaaggttaagcttggctagtaaattttgtttgtccactagccaaagaagagtaagttataaaaccaagtgtagaacactgttaataacacatgctcttattaggtaccacAGTAATTGGTGACACACGAGATCGCATGACAGTACGGTAACGTGTGTGGCGATTAAACGGCTTTGATTACAAATtgctaaatactgtaggcctatagaggaaaatatatcgtattatcgtaactccagtcatctcatacaatgtaggtttatttttcaaaaacaacaacatgcgatctcaacaaaacaataaaggaTTTCTCGATACCACATGCACAGACTACAAGTCATCGCGTTTTTTCCAcatgcaaaggtgaaggtcatttgaagaagacttggtacaattttcgttgttagctactgcttaggcctagtacccagaatttgttaatatacacgggtgtagcctgtaggaagatatcaaaaagtggggtgggtgggtacacacacgtataaaattaatatataaaccatcgatgccgcttcctacgccagtgatgtagataggcctatcaactgctgagcatgggtaataattaaataaatggaatattcaagaataaccactaacattaaacagttcacatttatttcagtgtttcagttaattgggaataaattaatttgagtgattttagcatgggtccgttcaataggctaataaacattaaaactataagtccgtaccacagggaacgccttagcccgagtactctgactgtaagagagctagacggacatttgaacataaacacgctctcattatttatgtccaaatgtccgtctagctctcttacagtcagagtactcgggttaggaacgccttttttattactatgaaatttactacaagttattcatttctaagccgattgatttgtaaattacacacaaaattagtattgttttgttatttccaatacaagttggacaaagctgtgaagtttctgtgcagtcatctactgacttttattggtgaaaggaatagtttgaactttttttgttttcctgtcttttgaaaatggcatgtgaaacttaaaactgacattgacagtgagattgtttttatttctctctggctgcaaagagtaaactaagatttttcagacagcttgccttcatgtctttcatcttgagactgagtttttctctggcaaacacatttaaggtagggtaacctttctttgaactaaaaaaaaaaaaaaaaaaaaaaaaaaaaaatcctacctacctaccctacttTTTTGGGCCATGTTACCTGAAACCAACTTCTTCAGGTTTTTTTGGCCTTAGCATGTAAATTTgttatggtatcaatatggtaatattttaaccTTCTTGTGTCTGAGCTGGAATGACATCCTGAATCGAGTCTTTCTACAACATTATATTAATCTACAATAGTCTACAATAAAATTAAGTTAACGATGCACTGTGCTATCACTCTACATAAGGGCTATATGGCTCCCCATAATTTAAATTAgtggagcaattaatcactcccctcatgTAGCtcgctccacgcggtaagacgtgtttgtttcgcttgtccACACTGCACATGCtatcgtgtgctcgacttgggggggtccttcatttcgttgtttttgtcagcgaaatgaagttttctactgggatgtatgtggccattggaactgattgaacgctggaacgcttctcgtttcaacagcctgcaccaccaggttggattcttttttagcgagattccttgcctccacgtcatttctccgtctgactgtcaaattgtttttttttgtaactcgtatgacggccattctgcagaacgccacagttgttcgcgtttagtctctacatgtccgagcctgtcctagcagcactggaagattgaccgccccactctaagaagaaataggaagcggggtcggcccctactactctttttctagactttaccttgctttatagtgataccatctcatatcctccggagtcgggcccgtctgcatcactataccaacccatgacgactggactataccttagtatgatactctctctcgttcagacggatccggcttctcaagatctgtatttcagcacagcactacaccttccaacgtctatcgactgtcaatctaggggttttcttgacgggatgcaacccatctcgtccctttaagctgtgcacccaaacggccttaacgaggccactcgcatggacatatcgatcggactttaaacttttagatctgcgttcaaaattttatgtcgaaattacttcttttttaaaaatattattaaatagtccgatccctcttctttctcatatttaattttggactgtccttctaaaatgctccaaattatataaatattcggctgagcagtcaattctttttatttttggcttgtaaccttttaatttttttttatttattctattaacttttttactaattgctattttcaaaattctgcccattttcaaaaaaaaaaaacccgtccaTCCTGAGTAAGGCCACCGAttttatcggaggtcggactcgggatgggcgtgttcgaaaccctagtggtatatgggcacattaaactagttatcatcatgtagctcaatcggttgagtgctcacttgaggtgcttgcgtcgcaggatcaaatcacctccatagatccattcaactgattggtgttttttcttgttccaaccagtgcaccataagtggtaaaaggctgtggtatgtgctttcctgtctgtgggaaagtgcatataaaagatgtttcctctgatgactgtgagtcagaattacataatgtttgacatccaatgatcaatgattaattaatcaatgtgctctagtggtgctgttaaacaaaacaaactttaagagtTGTGTTCATGTTAACGTCTGCCAAATCATATTATGTGTACCTGGttcatttatgtttatttttgtaaatctCATCCAAATAATTTTTCAAATGCTTATTTATACatgaattaaatattcaaatttcTGTTACAGATTGGATCTGGGAAAGTCACCAGGTGTTTAGGTTCCATCAATTCTAAAAGAAACTATTCAAATGGAGGTAAAATATCAATGTTCTTGTTGTTCTGTTCTAAAATATCAACTTAAATTGTTACTAGTACATCGAAATAAGAGTattgtatatatcattatatgtaTAGAAATTACTACAACATATGAACCTGGTAACCTATACattattttactaattaaaaGTTTTCGTTTAAGTTTAAATGAAGTTGAGTTTATTGGTGATATGCCATGATGTTTGCATGTGTTAGTTGTttccacatacatacatacatccatacttTTATTAAGGTCAAGATTTACATGTTCACCAACATTTGTTAACCTTTTCTTGTATATGGGGGATTATacaaagttattacatttttttcttctttttatgaATTATATGGACTTATTTAGATAAGATGGACTAATACATTATCCTAATTACAGCATGGAAGTTTCATTTAGTTTTACTATTACAAACCTTTGTTGATCTTAGATAGTTGATCTTGAGAGTCAAATCaataattcttttaaaaaactggactttaataataatgtacatttaaaaaacattttatgtggtgttattaaacataacaaataattttgtttcattttgtagGTGAATTGGACGTGGTTGTTATTGGATCTGGCCCTGGTGGGTATGTTGCGGCCATTAAAGCTGCTCAGCTGGGCATGAAGGTAGATTTTATATTGTAgttgtttcatttcaactttattttcatgctaCAGGtcttctaaattatggtagccccactcccatagatagtgatattcaatgttgggctagtaaataactactattaccatgcctgacagctagtgaaatttgtttttgtcatttgcTGCATTTAAGTATATCCcacaatcttagtgttttttaagctctatcttcctctttagttgacattattagtattaacttaaagtaaagtagggctaatgaatttttaattgtaactagtaaatattaataatcactgatcccatggctagtggattttataaaaattctagaagccctgagcttatatcccattaaggttcaagcacactgtccttggcacacacatcagctgtctgggctgtctgtccacgacagtgcgttagtggtttgtgagagagaagagggtgtagtgaccttacacctacccactgagttgttaaaactcactctgggtgggagctggttccgggctgcaaaccctatATCTACtagtcttatgtctgatggcttaaccatgatgccaccgaggccggttattatAGTTAATGAGTTAATACTAGACCAGTATAATCATAGCAGCTGTTAACTTCACTTGTCAACAAAATAGTCATGTTATTTATTATGAGTTACTTTGAAAACATATAAAAGGATTCTGCGTAAAATGCATGACTTTATTGTGCTGGCTGAGTACTGTTAGGCCAAAGAGAATTTAATTTTTGCGTAACCtgtcatgaccatgtaaataatgttttctaaatttaatGCACATATGCAAAATGGGTTATGTAAAAACAAGACTTACGCgaacaaaacaattattctcGCAGTTTTCAAAGGCCTAATTATGAGTGGTTAGATGGCAGCAATAGTGCTGGTCAAAATGTTGGTATGGCCAAACCAGCACAGTTTACCTTACTTTAAGTAATAAATGTTTCGTTCTGGAccaatgttgtttttattgctaCTTGTACAAATATTTAGACATGGGTTTCTTTATTCTAATGTTAAGAACCATTCAGTTACTTTTGGATCAGAACCCAGCTGtaaatagatttaaaaatatgaacttttaaataGTGAAAACGAGAAGGAATTTAAACCAATTGCCAATCTGTAATTTAACCAAAAAAGctaaattatttgttatataatgtGTGAATTTAGTAAACTGGAAGTTCTGATAATCTCTTTGTGGCCTGTTTTGTAGGTTGCATGCGTAGAGAAGGATGACACACTTGGAGGAACATGTCTCAATGTGGGATGCATCCCGTCGAAATCACTTCTCAACAATTCACACCTTTATCATATGGCACATTCCGATTTCGCTAACAGGGGCATTGAAAGTAAGTATACATGCCGAGGGTGGATAAAATCTACATACCCATGAAGTCCCTTCTCAACAATTCACACCATTGTCATATGGCTCATTCCGATTCGTTAATAGGGGTagtaagtgtgtgtatgtatgtatgtataatacatacatatactgacacacacacacacacacacacacacacacacccatatcaaggtcagtatctggtgtgtccaccattggcccgtgagcatgcctgaagacgacggggaaaggattggcacaaacatctcaaataagccacaggaatgttcctccgcTGGAGGTGACATACAcaacgtcctaactcatcccacatgttcatttgggttcaaatccggtgaaacggcgggccagttcataacggtgataccggcttgttgcaggaatgcctgggtaattcttgcagtatgtggacgggcattgtcttgttgaaacagaaggggacctcctggtcttcggtgatggtgcaaaagtggctggagaactggtcttagaataatgTCAACATaatgctgggctgtaagggcatcgtggacaatgatgagatcactcctgaaatcacagttgattgccccccataccatcagacaaccgttgccaaaccgatcacgttccctcacacatccgtcagcgtactgttcatggagtctcctgtacacgcGTGCTCTTCCATcagcaaaggagacagagaaacaggaCTCATCtaagaaaacaatgctccggtaaaaggctggtggatgattaccattctggagagcaaactgtagtctcgcagcacgatgtcgcactgtcatgatgttaccgttgtacgggcgtctgcatccgAGTCCAGctgttctgagtcgacggatgaccatcatcggatggataggccttccatgacatCCTAtagtgttgcttgctgtcattgtcgcagttctgaaccggtcacggaggtggtgtcatCGAATCTGctgatcttggcgtggggtcgtaacgggacgttcaacaagtcgtccaatagttgatgaatggactctgaaggtcctagcaacttggctttgtgAAGTACCCTCTTGagccatgcccaacgctcgctccctttgttcttttctgagtcgtggcattcttaatgtgacgaggaatatgacactgTTACATGTCTTTTATGTGttcacatactggcatttcatgtgcattgcatgcaggatgattgagcatgtagtgaacgcatttcacaccattttgtgtgtttctgctattgtatgtgtaacgagaacaaaaccaggattaaaacccagacaaaagtaccaatcaatggcttcctctcataaattgttattttaagtccaataaatatatttttcattaatcacaacaaaatattgaaaaatatctgttttgcgttttcattgtgtgtgagtatacatacatacatacatatatatatgctgaGTTTGGATAAAGTCGGCAATAATGATGCTAAATAATTTGAGCAGGCAACCGACACATTTCATTAACTATTTTGGTATCTGgatatctatattatatagtGCCTTAGATGCAGATTAACTCTGGGTTTTTGTtactgttggggttttttggacaAAAACTGAAAACATATCTGATTCTGAAAGTTTGGGTATATTTGATTTTGATCTTCAGTAATAAAAGAGTCATGAGTATATGACTGTTGTGCCctcaaaatttaatatatagctTGAAATGGTTTCAGCTTTACAGATACTTGTGCTACAAGCTTAGAGTAACTGTTAACAATAGAGAAGAACtgttaaagtattattttagaaaatgtcatagtaattatttttatgctgCTATTTTCTTGTACAGTTGATGGTGTGAAGTTGAATCTTGAAAAACTCATGGCAGCCAAATCTGGTGCAGTGAAAGCTCTAACAGGTGGAATTGTACACTTATTTAAGCAAAACAAGGtaactatttattaatttgttaaaggctataatttgttaattattcATGATTGTTTGAGTTAGCTGATATTTGAATTGCTAATGGATAGCATTTTTTTCCcaagacatagctcagtggtacagtgctcacctaatgcgcgatcgatctaggatcgattcccgttggtgggcccattgggctatttctcatttcagacagtgtttcacaactggtgtaacaaaggccatattatgtactattctgtctgtgggatggtgcatataagagatcccatgctgttaatcgaaaagaatagcccatgaagtggcgacagcgaatatcctctcaatatctctgtgattcttaactatatgtccgacaccatataactgtaaataaaatgtgttgaatgcatcgttaaattaaacatttccttctttcttttttcaaaatttaaggTACCTGCTTAACTAATGAAGAATTAAGTTATCTTGTATAGTAAAGTAAGATAGTGGggcatatttataaatattagtcTGTGTTCATGTAACATCAGTTTGGAAGGTAGAATATTTCACTTTTAGCATTGAGATATGTtgttaattttgtgttttaggTTACTCATTACAATGGATTTGGTAAAATAACTGGAGCTAATGAAGTGACAGTGACAAAAAATGATGGATCGTCAGAAGTAATTGCTACAAAGAATATTCTTATAGCAACTGGGTCAGAGGTTACACCGTTTCCGGGTATTGAGGTAATTTTGTTGGCATATTCAGGTTGTCATTGTTGTCTCCCCTTAGTCTGATCGTTGGGGTGTTTCCTGTTCTGGTCTGTCTGGAAATGTGTTTCAAAAGATGCCtggttggtaaaaaaaaatgtttaaccccatacagtgatagaaataagtagAATTTTTCATTAGTCCACCGAACAATTACATTGAGAAATAAGTAGAATTTTTCATTAGTCCACCGAACAATTACATtgagaaatctacttgtccaaataaatgttatgttttattcaagtacaagaaCCGCATTTTTGTTTGCTCAAAACGAAACTACATTGAACAGTTTTACTTGTTAACTGGACAACCATTgaagtacattttgcttgtctgagcagattttcacttgtcaggacaaacggacaggtgtttatttcgaacactgccaGATCAAATATTACACCCAACAGTTGTTGGTAAAGTATTCACCTTAGACGTTATGCATCACTGGATCAATTCTCTGTGGGCCAATTGGGTTTAAGTCTCAACCAGCTAATGACTGGTGTATCgagctatggtatgtgctatcctgtcactGGGAAGTGCctataaaatcccttgctgtgATCAAAGTAACCTGTTTGGCAGCAATGTGTTTCCTCTTCCAAATTCtagaccaggggcctaattcattaaactcttgcaactttgcgatctcgcagtgcaatgataaaagacttgcaaagaggatgctttgttgtctaacagagcctaagagacatttgtgaattagaccccaaGTGTTTAAAATGCTCAGTATTGTTatgtaaacattcctttcctttccattccCAACAGATGCTAATTGTAAGAAAAtagtacaatattttttttacggcttttaaagtcgcagaccaaAGTTTTAACATGTGAAAATGGACATTATGTTCAGTTAATACACAAATATGTAACATATCTGGATAAAGCTACAAAATGAGTGTCTTTTGACGTTGAATTGGAGGGAAATATgcttaaaaatatacttgaacttgtctccataatcattactttTCTGAAGTACGTCCGTTTTAAAGACATTATATTGATGTGTTTAATATGTTCATCATTTTGTAAGGAATTTTGCTTGCAGATTGATGAAAAACAGGTGGTTTCCTCAACAGGGGCATTATGTTTAGAAAAGGTTCCACCAAAAATGCTTGTGATTGGAGCTGGAGTCATTGGAGTGGAGCTGGTATGTGTTTGTTAGTGTTTAGTTTTAATAGTTTTGTCATCTGTACTTGTACAGACTTTAAGTTGTCATTCACTAAATtgacaaatgcaaaataaacttgattTTGGcaaatatacagttgaatcctgttGGTTCGAACTCCATCAGTGCTCCAGAAAGTGTTTGACCCAACTATTTAGTCAACAaagtgtaagtgtaactcgggacttcgtttttggttcaagCGTTGCAGTGTAATTGACCCTACCGAGTTTGTCCCAACAAGGTTCCAcagtatttcattattaatcccctaccagtccaaccagaggaGACTATATGTTTTGTCTCCATCTATTCATGAATCCACATTTATTATCTTTATAGATATCTTTCAGTTATTTTTGGCATTAAAGGATATATTTAGCATTTGAGAAATGAACTATTTTTATGTTGGACATCTAATTGCTGCTGATTAAACTTTGTACTGGGCTGTcagtaaacattcctttcttttctgtttGCAGGGTTCTGTGTGGATGAGGCTGGGTAGTGAAGTTACAGTTGTGGAGTTTCTCGGACATGTCGGTGGTTTAGGGATAGACATGGAGATTTCAAAAAGCTTTCAGAGATCGTTAACAAAGCAGGGCATGAAGTTTAAGCTGAACACCAAAGTTACCGCCGCTACGAAATCTGGGGATAACATCAAAGTTCAGATTGAAAGTGTAAAGGACGGAAAACAGGATGAGGTGAATGGCCGAACTACTCCGATTACTGGACTGTCTTAATTGTCACttgtgggcaggacgtagctcattGGTAAACCGCACGGTTGGTTTGGATCAATCCCCACCGGTGGGcgatttttcgttccagccagtgagagcatcacaactggtgtattaatggccgtggtatgtgctattctgtctgtgagatggtgcatataaaagatcccttgctactaatggacaaatgtagcgggtttcctctctaagactaatatgtcgaaattaccaaatgtttgacatccatgtaatcaatgtgctctaatggtggtgttaaacaaaacggtGTTTTTTCTAACCAACCAGATCATAATATTTTAGGTACTGTCTTATTTAGATATGTAGCTAGTCctatttgtcattttaacaatttATAATCAGTGTTTGACCATAATTAGCAACATGGGTTGTTTTTCTTACTACAGCTTGACTGCAATACGTTACTAGTGTGTATCGGCAGACGTCCGTACACCGAAAACCTTGGACTGGAGAATGTTGGAATACAGTTGGACAACAAAGGCAGAGTTCCTGTTAATGACAGGTTACAGACCACAGTTCCGAGGTGAGCAAACACTTAATGGCATACAGTTTGTtgcatgactagtatatcaaaggctgtgggatcatacatatataagattcctggctactaatggaaaaatgtagcaggtttcctctctaagactaaatgtcaacattaccaaatgtttgacattcaatagccaatggttaatacatcagtgtgctctagtggtgtcgttaaacaaaacaaacaaacagttgttaattaaaaGCAACAGAGGGTTTGCTTTTGATCAAAATGAATACATTTTGTGTTAGTCTGATAATTTTGTGTTAGCCTGATGTGTGgatcggtctggaatcgatccctgtgggtggggcccatcgggctatttctcgttccaaccagtgcatcacaactggtatatcaaagatcccatgctactgatgggaaaatgtagcaagtttcatCTTTACCAAAATActagatgtttgacatccaataggcaatgattaataaatcaatgtgctctagtggtgtcattaaacaaaataacatctTAACCTTTTAACCATTACAGAGGTGTGCAATATACCAGATGGCACATAGCTGAGTTTGCAGGACTTGTGTGCTttaacctggtcatcacctctttaaaaatattgataattcACTTGGCTCAccggcgtcatggttaggccatcggtgtacaggctggtaggtactggtttcggatcccagtcgaggcatgggatttttaatccagataccaactccaaaccctgagtgagtgctccgcaaggctcaatgggtaggtgtaaaccatttgcaccaaccagtgatccataactggttcaacaaaggccatggtttgtgctatcctgcctatgggaagcgtaaataaaagacaccttgctgctaatcggaaagagtagtccatgtagtggcgacagcgggtttcctctcaaaatctgtgtggtccttaaccatatgtctgatgacgccatataaccgtaaataaaatgtgttgagtgcgtcgtgaaataaaacatttctttctttcttttcacttGGCTCATTTACTGTTTTTCAGCATCTATGCTATTGGAGATGTTATACAAGGACCTATGTTAGCTCACAAGGCAGAAGATGAAggtaaaatatatgaaaaatagatacttttttaatttcttaaatgtaTAAAGTGCACTGGTTAATGCAGGCAGTATTTTGACTGCCAATGTGCTAATCATTTCAGTACATTCCTAGGATTGGGTAGATGATGCCGGTAGGGGATGAAAGTTTTAAACAACTTTCTTTATATGTTAAGACAGTGGTATCTTTTGGCTAATGGAGAAGGATGTGTTTCaattggtagagtgcttgcctgaggtaaGATGGGTCATAGGTTCAAACAGCctcactggacatcaaaggtgTCTTCTAATCCCAACCATTGTTCCCATGATTGGtttcaaaggcc includes the following:
- the LOC121369109 gene encoding dihydrolipoyl dehydrogenase, mitochondrial-like, coding for MLSSSVTKFSVILRIGSGKVTRCLGSINSKRNYSNGGELDVVVIGSGPGGYVAAIKAAQLGMKVACVEKDDTLGGTCLNVGCIPSKSLLNNSHLYHMAHSDFANRGIEIDGVKLNLEKLMAAKSGAVKALTGGIVHLFKQNKVTHYNGFGKITGANEVTVTKNDGSSEVIATKNILIATGSEVTPFPGIEIDEKQVVSSTGALCLEKVPPKMLVIGAGVIGVELGSVWMRLGSEVTVVEFLGHVGGLGIDMEISKSFQRSLTKQGMKFKLNTKVTAATKSGDNIKVQIESVKDGKQDELDCNTLLVCIGRRPYTENLGLENVGIQLDNKGRVPVNDRLQTTVPSIYAIGDVIQGPMLAHKAEDEGIICVEGMCGGAVHIDYNCVPSVIYTHPEVAWIGKTEEQLKEEGVQYNVGKFPLAANSRSKCNADTDGLVKVLGDKTTDRLLGAHIMGSVAGELINEAALAMEYGASCEDIARVCHAHPTVAEAFREANLAAYFGKAINF